The sequence TCGTGCGCCGCACCGGGGGCGACATCGACATGCAGGAGCCCCGCGACCTGTATTACCACGACCTGCTGCGCCAGGAATCGCCCGAAGCGGCGACCGAGATCATGGAGGCCGGGGAGCCGCTTTTCTGGCTGCCCACCTCCGGCACCACCGGCAAGCCCAAGTCCGTGGTGCACAGCCACGGCGGCTACATGGTCGGCGCGCACCACACCTTCCGCACCGTTTTCGACATCAAGCCGACGGACATCCATTTCTGCACCGCCGACCCGGGCTGGATCACCGGCCATACCTACGGCGTCTACGGGCCGCTTTTGACCGGGGCCACGGTCATCCTCTACGAAGGCCACCCCCTCTATCCCCAGGCCGACCGCCTGCCGGCCATCATCGAGCGCTACGGGGCCACCATCTTTTACGCCACCCCGACGCTCATCCGCATGCTCATGCGCTACGGGCCGCAGTATCCCAAAAACCGCGACATCTCGACACTGCGCCTTCTCGGCAGCGTGGGCGAGCCCCTCGGCCCCGACGCCTGGATGTGGCTCTACAAGCACATCGGCCGCTCCAACTGCCCGGTCCTCGACACCTGGTGGCAGACCGAAACGGGCATGGCCATGCTCTCGCCCATGCCGATCTCCCTGCTCAAGCCCGGTTCCGTGGGCAAGGCCCTGCCCGGCGTCGCCGCCGACGTGGTGGACGAAGACGGCCGGCCCGTGCCCCCGGGCCAAAGCGGTTTTCTGGTCCTTGGCAAACCCTGGCCCGGCATGCTCACCGGCCTGGCCGGCGACGACGCGGCCTACGCCGCCTATTGGGAAAAGATCCCGGGCGTCTATTTCGCCGGCGATCTGGCCCGGCGCGACGAGGACGGCTATTTCTGGATCCAGGGCCGGGCCGACGACGTGCTCAACATCGCCGGCCACCGCATCGGCACTGCCGAAGTGGAGGCGGCGCTTTGCTCCCACCGCTTCGTGGCCGATGCGGCCGTGATCGGGCTGCCGGACAAGATCAAGGGCGAGGTGGCCAAGGCCTTCGTGGTGCCCTCACCCCAGTGGCAGGAGGCCTACGCCGACGCCGACGCCTTCGCCTCGGACCTGCGCGCCCACGTGCGCCGCGAACTCGGCCCCATCGTCATCGTGCGGGCGGTCGCGCTGCGCGAAAGCCTGCCCCGCACGCATAGCGGCAAGATCCTGCGGCGCGTGCTGCGGGAGGAGGAGGAAGCCGGGGGGAAACTTTTCTGAAGAAAAGTTTCCCCCCGGACCCCCTTTCAAAAGACTTCTAATGGTTACGGGATGTTACCCGCAACAATCAGTCAAATTATAAAATTTAGGAAGGGGAGAGCGCGAGAGGGGACAACCCTTTTTAAAGGGTTTCCCCTCTCGCACATTCTCCTTGAGGTAACAATATCGTGACTGTGGTTGTGCCGGTAGCGTCGGAGGTTTCCATGCGCACGCCGCCGCCGTGGGCTTCGGCGATAAGCCGCGTGGAGTAGGTTCCGAGTCCGGTGCCGTCCATTTTGCCCGACGTGGCATACTTCGCAAAAAAGCGTTCCCGCATGTCCGCCGGCACCACGCCCTGGTTGGTGACGGCTATTTCGGCCGGATCGCCCGGGCGCAGAGCGACCGTGACCACGCCGTTTTCCGGCGAGGCTTCCAGCGCGTTTTTCAGGCAATTGGCCAGCATGGTGTGGAAAAGCAGCCGCTCGGCCGTGAGCATGGCCGGCGTCTTGCCGTCGTCCGGGCTGCCGGCCACGGTCAGAGTCAGCACATTGTGCTTGTCGCCGGCAACGCCCGCCGCCTCCGCGAAAAGACGCCGCACCACGGCCGCCGCGTCCATGGGCTCGGGACGCAGCGCATACGTCCCGCGCTCCATCTTGAACAGGTCCAGGGACTGGTTGATCATGGAGAGCATCTTGAGGCCGCTTTCCTCGATCAGGCGCACGAACATGGCCTGGGTGTCGCTGAGATTCCCCTCGTCCAGGATCAGCGGCGGCAGGCCGATGATGCCTGTCAACGGGGCCTTGAGGTCGTGACGCATGATGCGGTCCACATCCTCGCGCAGCTTGGCCGCCTCGGTCAGGGCCGCGTTTTGCCGGGCGAGTTC comes from Solidesulfovibrio fructosivorans JJ] and encodes:
- the acs gene encoding acetate--CoA ligase, whose product is MPTTETPGAPPAEERVFRPAPSTVIEANVKPAELVEAYRLAAADHPGYWEQAALELEWHRKWDAVLDDSRPPVYRWFPGARTNIVHNALDRHVHIWTKNKLALIWEGEAGDCRKFTYFELYREVNRLAGALRALGVGRGDRVCLYMPPIPETVVAMLATAKIGAVHVFVFAGYAAKFLRERVNEAGAKVLVTADGFYRGGKLINLKAVVDEGLADARPDVAETVVVVRRTGGDIDMQEPRDLYYHDLLRQESPEAATEIMEAGEPLFWLPTSGTTGKPKSVVHSHGGYMVGAHHTFRTVFDIKPTDIHFCTADPGWITGHTYGVYGPLLTGATVILYEGHPLYPQADRLPAIIERYGATIFYATPTLIRMLMRYGPQYPKNRDISTLRLLGSVGEPLGPDAWMWLYKHIGRSNCPVLDTWWQTETGMAMLSPMPISLLKPGSVGKALPGVAADVVDEDGRPVPPGQSGFLVLGKPWPGMLTGLAGDDAAYAAYWEKIPGVYFAGDLARRDEDGYFWIQGRADDVLNIAGHRIGTAEVEAALCSHRFVADAAVIGLPDKIKGEVAKAFVVPSPQWQEAYADADAFASDLRAHVRRELGPIVIVRAVALRESLPRTHSGKILRRVLREEEEAGGKLF
- a CDS encoding hybrid sensor histidine kinase/response regulator gives rise to the protein MSDTDKRPSVLIVDDVPANIRVLAESLRDGHDIRVAARGVDALDLARRLPPDIILLDVVMPDMDGYEVCRRLKADPATAGIPIIFVTAKFAPEDEAYGLSLGAVDYIAKPASPAVVRARVKNHLELRAAREELARQNAALTEAAKLREDVDRIMRHDLKAPLTGIIGLPPLILDEGNLSDTQAMFVRLIEESGLKMLSMINQSLDLFKMERGTYALRPEPMDAAAVVRRLFAEAAGVAGDKHNVLTLTVAGSPDDGKTPAMLTAERLLFHTMLANCLKNALEASPENGVVTVALRPGDPAEIAVTNQGVVPADMRERFFAKYATSGKMDGTGLGTYSTRLIAEAHGGGVRMETSDATGTTTVTILLPQGECARGETL